In the genome of Massilia sp. UMI-21, the window CCGACACCGCGGCGCTGGCGATCTCGCTTGCGGCGATCCGCATCGGCAAGCGGCCGGCCGACAGCGAACGAACCTTCGGATACTACCGCTTCGAGATCCTGGCCGCGGCTTTCAATGCCATACTGCTGTTCCTGGTGGCCATCTACATCCTGTATGAGGCGTACCAGCGTCTGAACAACCCGCCGGAAATCCAGTCAGGAACGATGCTCCTGGTTGCTGCCTTTGGCCTGGTCGTCAATCTCATCAGCATGAAGCTGCTATCGAGCGGCAAGGACAGCAGCCTGAACGTCAAGGGCGCATACCTCGAGGTATGGAGCGACATGCTCGGTTCGATCGGCGTCATCATCGGCGCCCTCGTCATCCGCTATACCGGTTGGAGTTGGGTCGACTCGGCGATCGCCGTTGCCATCGGCTTATGGGTGCTTCCCCGCACCTGGACGCTGCTCAAGGCAAGCATGAACGTGCTGCTCGAAGGCGTCCCCGAGGGTCTCGGCATTGCTGAAGTCAAGGACGCGATCACGCGCATACCGGGCGTGGACAGCGTGCACGACCTGCACGTCTGGTCGATCACAAGCGGCAAGGCCAGTTTGACGGCACACGTCGTGCAACGTGAAGACGTCACTGACGCGCAAGCGCTCCTGACCAGCATACGCCAGCTCATCGCGAGCAAGTACGATATCCACCACTGCACCATTCAGATCGAGACAACGCCGTGCGAGCAGGCTGTCGAGGAACACAGCTTCGGCCCGGCTGCATCCCACGACCATGCCGGTCACGATGAACATGAGGGAGAAAAGCGATGATCGACCATATCAGGAACAATCTTGTTGAAGCGCGCGATGCACTTGATCGCCTCATCAGCGACGATGCCCAGCTGGGCAATATCCAGGCCGGTGCAAACCTGCTCGTCGACGCATTGGGAAGCGGGCACCGCGTTATCTCGTGCGGTAACGGCGGCTCTATGTGCGATGCCATGCACTTGGCGGAAGAGCTGTCGGGGCGGTTCCGCGAGGACCGCCCTGCCATGGCAGCGGTAGCCATCAGCGACCCAAGCTACATCAGCTGCGTCGCCAACGACTATGGTTACGAGCAGGTGTTCGCTCGCTTCGTCGAGGGCAATGGCGCCGCCGGCGACGTCCTGTTTGCGATCAGCACGAGCGGCAGCAGCCGGTCCGTGATCCTCGCCGCGCAAGCCGCCCGTGCGAAGGGCATGAAGGTGATTGGCTTGACCGGGCGTCCCGGCGCGGCGCTCGCGGAAAGTTCCGATGTCTGCATCTGCACGAGTGCGGGACGCTATGCCGACCGGGTGCAGGAACTCCACATCAAGGTGATTCACATCCTGATCGAATTGGTGGAGCGCACCCTTCAACCAGCCA includes:
- a CDS encoding cation transporter; the protein is MGSGHSHAAQPGQNERPLWIALILTTTFLVAEIIGGILTNSLALISDAAHMFTDTAALAISLAAIRIGKRPADSERTFGYYRFEILAAAFNAILLFLVAIYILYEAYQRLNNPPEIQSGTMLLVAAFGLVVNLISMKLLSSGKDSSLNVKGAYLEVWSDMLGSIGVIIGALVIRYTGWSWVDSAIAVAIGLWVLPRTWTLLKASMNVLLEGVPEGLGIAEVKDAITRIPGVDSVHDLHVWSITSGKASLTAHVVQREDVTDAQALLTSIRQLIASKYDIHHCTIQIETTPCEQAVEEHSFGPAASHDHAGHDEHEGEKR
- a CDS encoding SIS domain-containing protein; the protein is MIDHIRNNLVEARDALDRLISDDAQLGNIQAGANLLVDALGSGHRVISCGNGGSMCDAMHLAEELSGRFREDRPAMAAVAISDPSYISCVANDYGYEQVFARFVEGNGAAGDVLFAISTSGSSRSVILAAQAARAKGMKVIGLTGRPGAALAESSDVCICTSAGRYADRVQELHIKVIHILIELVERTLQPANYVVKP